One genomic window of Leptotrichia shahii includes the following:
- a CDS encoding YdbT family protein, whose protein sequence is MEIKYSKFEINMWDIFFLVIYLSHLLGGIDILFNKKEKVGIIFLVIGISYLVYRFLLVMIIKSKMKFDFSDYKVKIKGLFFEKTIAYNDIKTLTVRKNILGSYDILLNFDSSINIYKYFCNLIMDVSIENNHEKSYIFCDIKNKDEILEYLLEKIGYPKKEIREKVNVEKLYVKYSIFEKHYMMCFAVFCIIVIFSVGIAWGYLELMIELFVIIILLLVMTMIKFFRKDYIMKRYNNYSISISEKKKEIYIMDDFFETDKKVIINYENTNFDSVKFNFYYVQNNVMPKNYKKYTNLEK, encoded by the coding sequence ATGGAAATAAAATATTCAAAGTTTGAAATTAATATGTGGGATATATTTTTTCTAGTAATATATTTAAGTCATTTATTAGGAGGAATTGATATTTTATTTAATAAAAAAGAAAAGGTTGGAATAATTTTTTTGGTTATTGGAATAAGTTATTTAGTATACAGATTTCTTTTGGTAATGATTATTAAAAGCAAGATGAAATTTGATTTTTCTGATTATAAAGTGAAAATAAAAGGTCTATTTTTTGAGAAAACTATTGCATATAATGATATAAAAACTTTGACAGTGAGAAAAAATATATTAGGATCGTATGATATTCTTTTAAATTTTGACAGCTCAATAAATATTTATAAGTATTTCTGTAATTTAATAATGGATGTTTCAATAGAAAATAATCATGAGAAAAGTTATATTTTTTGTGACATAAAAAATAAAGACGAAATTTTGGAATATTTGTTGGAGAAAATAGGTTATCCAAAAAAAGAAATTCGTGAAAAAGTAAATGTAGAAAAATTATATGTGAAATATTCAATTTTTGAAAAGCATTATATGATGTGTTTTGCAGTATTTTGTATAATAGTAATTTTTTCAGTTGGAATTGCTTGGGGGTATTTAGAATTAATGATTGAATTATTTGTAATAATAATATTATTACTAGTGATGACTATGATAAAATTTTTTAGAAAAGATTATATTATGAAAAGATACAATAATTACAGTATATCAATATCTGAAAAGAAAAAAGAAATTTATATTATGGATGATTTTTTTGAAACAGATAAAAAAGTAATAATTAATTATGAAAATACAAATTTTGATAGTGTAAAATTTAATTTCTATTATGTTCAGAATAATGTTATGCCTAAAAATTATAAAAAATATACTAATTTAGAAAAATAA
- a CDS encoding protein kinase domain-containing protein, translating to MKKLELSKGEKSFLKNVVEDLRELGKFSIKYKEIYEFEDENLSLVCSSFQNWLNNIFRYMNSQLQSRYFHADDSREFISLDSEIDIFISNLYSQKIELQKEYKDKIAEINVFICKSGGTSVPETFSKINIIETEPIFYFNETIIKKNKSIKLQPVGEGSYAKVYKYYDEDYEEWFAVKKLKGEDSKEIERFRREFSTMKRLNSPFIVKVYKYLASENKYIMEYLDITLFDYIQKTKPNMEKIKQIIHQILGCFLYLSQNDILHRDISPYNILIKKYDNNVLIKVSDFGLVKTEESFLTSTNTDIKGSLNDPQLKVVGFKNYEIRHETYALSQLITFLLTGKRNFSNIKNKKIRAFLEKGISDIENRFQNMEEFSTEVKKLLRELN from the coding sequence GTGAAAAAATTGGAATTATCAAAAGGTGAAAAAAGTTTTTTGAAAAATGTTGTAGAAGATTTAAGAGAACTTGGAAAATTTTCAATTAAATACAAAGAAATATATGAATTTGAAGATGAAAATTTAAGTTTAGTATGTAGTTCTTTTCAAAATTGGTTGAATAATATTTTTAGATATATGAATAGTCAATTACAATCTAGGTATTTTCATGCAGATGATTCAAGAGAGTTTATAAGTTTAGATAGTGAAATAGATATTTTTATTTCTAATTTGTATAGTCAAAAAATAGAACTACAGAAAGAATATAAAGATAAAATAGCAGAAATAAATGTATTTATCTGTAAATCTGGTGGAACATCTGTTCCAGAGACTTTTTCGAAAATTAATATAATAGAAACAGAACCAATATTTTATTTTAACGAAACAATAATCAAAAAAAATAAAAGTATAAAATTGCAGCCTGTTGGTGAAGGTTCATATGCTAAAGTGTATAAATATTATGATGAGGATTATGAGGAATGGTTTGCAGTGAAAAAATTAAAAGGTGAAGATTCAAAAGAGATAGAACGCTTTAGAAGAGAATTTAGTACAATGAAAAGATTAAATTCGCCTTTTATAGTCAAAGTATATAAATATTTAGCATCTGAAAATAAATATATTATGGAGTATTTAGATATAACATTATTTGATTATATTCAAAAAACTAAACCAAATATGGAAAAAATTAAGCAAATAATTCACCAAATTTTAGGATGTTTTTTATATTTATCACAAAATGATATTTTGCATAGAGATATAAGCCCGTATAATATATTAATTAAAAAATATGATAATAATGTTTTGATAAAAGTAAGTGATTTTGGATTAGTGAAAACAGAAGAAAGCTTTTTAACTTCAACAAATACAGATATAAAAGGTTCATTAAATGATCCTCAGTTAAAGGTGGTAGGATTTAAAAATTATGAAATAAGGCATGAAACATATGCTTTAAGTCAATTAATAACATTCTTATTAACTGGAAAAAGAAATTTTTCCAATATAAAGAATAAAAAAATTAGAGCTTTTTTAGAAAAAGGAATAAGTGATATAGAAAATAGATTTCAAAATATGGAAGAATTTTCTACAGAAGTAAAAAAATTATTAAGAGAATTAAATTAA
- a CDS encoding endonuclease/exonuclease/phosphatase family protein: MEFRIMTYNIYGARLADGKKLAKSIKKYKPDFVALQEVDKNTKRSNFRDVTQDFALELGYNYYYFQKAIDFDKGEFGIAFVSKYDVKNIYVHELPSAGNEKRQVLAAQINSSKYKKHILVINTHLDYELAVKSTQIDDLVTVIDYFKGDIKFLCGDFNLLPTTEHYWEICKNWNDTYFEGKDLENKSNLENRNLETQRIDYIMAKKGENYRTKQSFFINDDSQEWTKLSDHLPYMAVLEI, translated from the coding sequence ATGGAATTTAGAATAATGACTTATAATATTTATGGAGCAAGGCTTGCGGATGGCAAGAAATTGGCAAAAAGCATAAAAAAATACAAGCCTGATTTTGTTGCATTGCAGGAAGTTGATAAAAATACGAAAAGAAGTAATTTTCGTGACGTAACCCAGGATTTTGCACTTGAACTTGGGTATAATTATTATTATTTTCAAAAGGCAATAGATTTTGACAAAGGGGAGTTTGGAATTGCGTTTGTTTCAAAATATGATGTGAAAAATATATATGTTCACGAGCTACCATCTGCTGGAAATGAAAAAAGACAGGTTTTGGCAGCACAAATTAACAGTTCAAAATATAAAAAACATATTTTGGTTATAAATACTCATCTAGATTATGAGCTTGCAGTAAAAAGTACCCAAATTGACGATTTGGTGACAGTTATAGATTATTTTAAGGGAGATATAAAATTTCTATGTGGTGATTTTAACCTTTTGCCAACAACAGAGCATTATTGGGAAATTTGTAAAAACTGGAATGACACTTATTTTGAAGGCAAGGACTTGGAAAATAAATCAAATCTTGAAAACAGAAATCTTGAAACACAGAGAATTGATTATATAATGGCAAAAAAAGGTGAAAATTACAGAACTAAGCAAAGTTTTTTTATAAATGATGATTCGCAGGAATGGACAAAACTGTCGGATCATTTGCCGTATATGGCGGTTTTGGAGATTTAA
- a CDS encoding DKNYY domain-containing protein: MKKNILKVLLFLVLANVGFGDIIQILGDSYSIYKGNVYYGNKILEGANPKTAELIGFSLLKDDKNVYYMGEKVKDVKIKNFEKLGKNYWKNDNKIYYRDKRIENADIMSFKVLNEYFAKDKNNVYIGNSSIGLWKLDKIENPETFEFLSDTVNTDSFYGKDKYNVYYVNRIFLSSFGTYTWIGFKVEGINKDKVKFLNKKFIKDDKNIYFEGKILEDVDYNTFAVLPNGNGKDKNRSYEYLTKDEWKWF, translated from the coding sequence GTGAAGAAAAATATCTTAAAAGTATTGTTATTTCTAGTTTTGGCAAATGTGGGTTTTGGAGATATTATTCAAATTTTAGGAGATAGTTATTCAATATACAAAGGAAATGTTTATTATGGAAATAAAATTTTGGAGGGAGCAAATCCGAAAACTGCTGAGTTGATAGGATTTTCTCTTTTAAAAGATGATAAGAATGTTTATTACATGGGTGAAAAAGTAAAAGATGTAAAAATTAAAAATTTTGAAAAATTAGGTAAAAATTATTGGAAAAATGATAATAAAATTTATTATCGGGATAAAAGAATAGAAAATGCTGATATTATGAGTTTTAAAGTTTTAAATGAATATTTTGCGAAAGATAAAAATAATGTGTATATAGGAAATAGCAGCATAGGACTTTGGAAACTTGATAAAATTGAAAATCCTGAAACATTCGAATTTTTATCAGATACTGTAAATACTGATTCATTTTATGGAAAAGACAAATATAATGTTTATTATGTAAATAGGATATTTTTAAGTAGTTTTGGTACATATACTTGGATAGGGTTTAAAGTAGAAGGGATTAATAAAGATAAAGTAAAATTCTTGAATAAAAAATTTATAAAAGATGATAAAAACATTTATTTTGAAGGTAAAATTCTAGAAGATGTTGATTACAATACATTTGCAGTGCTTCCAAATGGAAATGGAAAAGATAAAAATCGAAGTTATGAATATTTGACTAAAGATGAATGGAAATGGTTTTAA
- a CDS encoding DNA-3-methyladenine glycosylase: protein MTFEEIEKFYKKDTIMVAKDLLGKILISKNKNEIFAGYIVETEAYLGEFDRAAHGYGKKRTPKVEALFEKAGTVYIHSIHSHKMLNIVTCEKGNPQSVLIRAIEPILNVERMEENRGKSGILVSNGPGKFTKAFGIDDRFYKMKIQIIEKNMFEIENFSEKLENKNFGIKYDISKIDEKYLYLDFENAKNPKKIGTSARIGVPNKGVWTEKKLRFFVEGNRFVSGMRKTEMKDDVWK, encoded by the coding sequence ATGACTTTTGAAGAAATAGAGAAATTTTATAAGAAAGACACTATTATGGTAGCAAAGGACTTACTTGGAAAAATTTTGATTTCAAAGAATAAAAATGAAATATTTGCTGGATACATTGTTGAAACAGAGGCGTATTTGGGTGAATTTGACAGAGCGGCTCACGGTTATGGGAAAAAACGGACTCCAAAAGTAGAAGCGTTATTTGAAAAAGCTGGAACTGTTTATATTCATTCGATACACTCTCATAAAATGTTAAATATTGTCACTTGTGAAAAAGGAAATCCGCAAAGTGTGTTAATTAGAGCGATAGAGCCAATTTTGAATGTCGAAAGAATGGAAGAAAATCGTGGGAAAAGTGGAATTTTAGTGAGTAATGGTCCGGGAAAATTTACAAAGGCATTTGGGATTGATGATAGATTTTATAAGATGAAAATTCAGATTATTGAGAAAAATATGTTTGAAATTGAAAATTTTTCTGAAAAATTAGAAAATAAAAATTTTGGAATTAAATATGACATTTCTAAAATAGATGAGAAATATTTGTATCTTGATTTTGAAAATGCTAAAAATCCTAAGAAAATAGGTACTTCTGCGAGAATTGGAGTTCCGAATAAAGGTGTTTGGACTGAGAAAAAGTTGCGATTTTTTGTGGAAGGAAATAGATTTGTTTCAGGGATGAGGAAAACGGAGATGAAAGATGATGTTTGGAAGTGA
- a CDS encoding SH3 domain-containing protein: MKFKNYLFFVFLLLISVISFGKNTNAQEILLTDNDVILNLRGIFKMDWDKSDPEVPCSGTGYGEMLFYPENKDIVNGKPLVLRLRDFDYNNPDVNVDYEKEAAKDEKIITETLKKSFPEEYKKMQKISKGKFEVPATVKIKKVLPYTECDFTTVYAYATELKRVDGAKSKITEVKTKKSKDLEEEFTDPNEPFDLKKYEVSSKDGYANLREKPTKESKIVSKMDNGTVVKYITKFGDWYYIFDVEYPDESNKLSKIKEYRGFIHKSQLKKYID, translated from the coding sequence ATGAAATTTAAAAATTATTTATTTTTTGTATTTTTACTATTAATTTCTGTAATTAGTTTTGGAAAAAATACGAATGCTCAAGAAATTTTATTGACTGATAACGATGTAATTTTGAATTTAAGAGGGATTTTTAAGATGGATTGGGATAAAAGTGATCCAGAGGTGCCTTGCTCGGGTACTGGATATGGCGAAATGCTGTTTTATCCTGAAAATAAGGATATTGTGAATGGGAAACCGTTAGTTTTGAGGCTTAGAGATTTTGACTATAATAATCCAGATGTGAATGTGGATTATGAAAAGGAAGCAGCTAAGGATGAGAAAATTATAACTGAAACATTGAAGAAAAGTTTTCCAGAAGAGTACAAAAAAATGCAAAAAATTAGTAAAGGGAAATTTGAAGTTCCAGCGACAGTTAAGATAAAAAAGGTTTTGCCGTATACAGAATGTGATTTTACGACTGTTTACGCTTATGCTACAGAATTAAAGAGAGTTGATGGTGCGAAATCGAAAATTACTGAAGTTAAAACGAAAAAATCAAAGGATTTGGAAGAAGAATTTACAGATCCGAATGAACCTTTTGATTTAAAAAAATATGAAGTGAGTTCAAAGGATGGATATGCGAATTTGCGTGAAAAACCGACAAAAGAATCAAAAATTGTTTCAAAAATGGATAATGGAACTGTTGTGAAATATATTACAAAATTTGGCGACTGGTATTATATTTTTGATGTTGAGTATCCTGATGAAAGTAATAAGCTCTCAAAAATAAAGGAATATCGAGGTTTTATTCATAAAAGTCAGTTGAAAAAATATATTGATTAA
- the deoC gene encoding deoxyribose-phosphate aldolase, whose amino-acid sequence MEINKFIDHTILKASATREDVKKLCEEAKKYGFYSVCVNGANVEYAFSQVKDSDVKVAAVVGFPLGAMATDVKVFEAKKAIEDGSSEIDMVINVGALKDKDYDLVENEIRRIKEAIGKNILKVIIETCYLTDEEKVKACELAVNANADFVKTSTGFGTGGATFDDVELMKKAVGDKAKVKASGGVRDFETAKKYIELGAERLGTSSGIAIVTGAENEGSGY is encoded by the coding sequence ATGGAAATAAACAAATTTATCGATCACACAATTTTGAAGGCGAGTGCTACGAGAGAAGATGTAAAAAAATTATGTGAAGAGGCTAAAAAATATGGATTTTATTCAGTTTGCGTGAATGGGGCAAATGTTGAGTATGCTTTTAGTCAAGTTAAGGATAGTGATGTAAAGGTTGCAGCAGTAGTTGGGTTTCCTTTGGGGGCTATGGCGACTGATGTAAAGGTATTCGAGGCGAAAAAGGCGATTGAAGATGGTTCTTCAGAAATTGACATGGTTATTAATGTTGGAGCATTGAAAGATAAGGACTACGATTTGGTGGAAAACGAAATTAGAAGAATTAAAGAAGCGATTGGAAAAAATATCTTGAAAGTGATTATTGAAACTTGCTATTTGACTGATGAGGAAAAAGTGAAGGCGTGTGAATTGGCTGTTAATGCGAATGCTGATTTTGTGAAAACTTCGACAGGTTTTGGAACTGGAGGGGCTACATTTGATGATGTGGAACTTATGAAAAAAGCAGTTGGAGATAAAGCTAAGGTTAAGGCAAGTGGTGGAGTGAGAGACTTTGAAACTGCGAAAAAATATATTGAACTGGGTGCTGAAAGATTAGGAACAAGTTCTGGAATTGCGATTGTGACTGGGGCTGAGAACGAAGGTTCTGGATATTAA
- a CDS encoding GntR family transcriptional regulator, which translates to MSKYKEVYKNIKKQIKDGKLKSKDYLKSEADLAIDYSCSVLTVRKALALLESEGYIQKIKGKKSIVLEKGDLKNISLTSIQTFQELNKIKNIDVKANLVSLYIVQGVEELMEKFNVSKTADFYKVVRTYSLDGEVVQYATSYFDRKIVTYLNDEIASKSIYEYLENELNLKISYSRREIKFRSATDEERRYINLENIDRVVVIETYAYLSNGNLFQYETITYHPDKFTFTAIAKR; encoded by the coding sequence ATGAGTAAATATAAGGAAGTTTATAAAAATATAAAAAAACAAATAAAAGATGGAAAATTAAAGTCAAAAGACTATCTAAAAAGTGAGGCTGATTTGGCGATAGATTATTCCTGTTCGGTGCTTACTGTGAGAAAGGCACTTGCATTATTGGAGTCTGAGGGATATATTCAAAAAATAAAGGGAAAAAAGTCGATTGTGCTGGAAAAAGGGGATTTGAAAAATATTTCGCTTACTTCGATACAGACGTTTCAGGAATTGAATAAGATAAAAAATATAGATGTCAAGGCAAATTTAGTTAGTCTATATATAGTACAAGGTGTCGAGGAACTGATGGAAAAATTTAATGTTTCTAAAACTGCTGATTTTTACAAAGTTGTACGTACTTATTCCTTAGATGGCGAAGTTGTGCAGTATGCCACTTCTTATTTTGATAGAAAAATAGTAACCTATCTCAATGATGAAATAGCCAGCAAATCTATTTATGAATATCTAGAAAATGAACTGAATTTAAAAATATCGTATTCAAGGCGGGAAATAAAGTTCAGAAGTGCAACAGATGAAGAAAGACGGTATATAAATCTGGAAAATATTGACAGAGTTGTAGTTATTGAAACTTACGCCTATTTATCCAACGGAAATCTTTTTCAATACGAAACAATAACTTATCATCCTGATAAATTTACTTTTACGGCAATTGCTAAAAGGTAG
- a CDS encoding SDR family oxidoreductase encodes MAVKNKVVIVTGASSGIGKATAKLLGESGAKVVLAARDKEKLQQVVAEIKEKGGEATYKVTDVSKREEVKALVDFTISKYGKIDVIFNNAGLMPNAPLSELKNSEWDEMIDVNLKGVLNGIEAVLPHFIKQKSGHVISTSSVAGLNTYLGAGVYCATKHGVKALMEVLRKESANEKMNVRTTTLYLGAFKTELATRITNKAIKERIEFLYDTIGADPIIVAEAVKFAIDLPEEVSMNEITLYPTAQL; translated from the coding sequence ATGGCTGTTAAAAACAAAGTCGTTATCGTTACAGGAGCTTCTTCAGGAATTGGAAAAGCTACTGCAAAATTATTAGGGGAAAGTGGAGCAAAAGTCGTACTTGCTGCAAGAGATAAGGAAAAATTACAGCAAGTTGTTGCTGAAATAAAGGAAAAAGGAGGAGAAGCCACTTACAAAGTGACAGATGTGTCAAAAAGAGAGGAAGTAAAAGCATTGGTTGATTTTACAATTTCTAAATATGGAAAAATAGATGTTATTTTCAATAATGCAGGATTAATGCCAAATGCACCATTGTCTGAACTAAAGAATAGCGAATGGGACGAGATGATTGATGTAAATTTAAAAGGTGTCCTAAACGGCATAGAAGCTGTACTTCCTCATTTTATAAAACAAAAATCTGGACACGTTATTAGCACATCTTCTGTTGCTGGATTAAATACATATCTTGGAGCAGGAGTTTACTGTGCCACAAAACATGGTGTAAAAGCTCTAATGGAAGTGCTTAGAAAAGAAAGTGCCAATGAAAAAATGAATGTCCGTACAACAACATTATATTTAGGAGCATTTAAAACTGAACTTGCAACACGTATCACAAACAAAGCAATCAAGGAAAGAATTGAATTTCTTTACGACACAATTGGAGCAGATCCTATAATAGTTGCCGAAGCTGTAAAATTTGCGATTGACTTGCCTGAAGAAGTAAGTATGAATGAAATCACACTTTATCCAACAGCACAATTATAA
- a CDS encoding CorA family divalent cation transporter, giving the protein MIKKINTKSGKTISYVYNLKDEDYRIVSERLEMDEEKIKNVIDEEIFTPRISKSDWEIYKLYYPTVKKPVIDKEVTSYEINPIVICMRENKIVILDDDYYEDFYDFVEEYAELRDEILEENRFFLNMLHKVSQSLYKYVRILIGEHDKIETVLREQQSNEKLISLSEVEQGFYVYNIAMRNLDYVVENLKEDEQFQQFEEYMTRILQEINFTLDLSSSYCEICKTTRETYSSYIGNNMNITMKVLAAATILITVPNMIFGFYGMNVKLPLQDTGFWALVIIFIIMTVLMIVLWKYLKKKVL; this is encoded by the coding sequence ATGATAAAAAAAATAAATACGAAAAGCGGGAAAACAATTTCTTATGTGTATAATTTAAAAGATGAAGATTATAGAATTGTGTCTGAAAGATTGGAGATGGATGAGGAAAAAATAAAAAATGTAATTGATGAAGAAATTTTTACTCCAAGGATCTCAAAATCAGACTGGGAAATTTATAAATTGTATTATCCGACTGTGAAGAAACCTGTGATAGATAAAGAGGTTACATCTTACGAAATTAATCCAATTGTAATTTGTATGAGAGAGAATAAGATTGTCATTTTAGATGATGATTATTATGAAGATTTTTATGATTTTGTTGAGGAATATGCTGAGTTAAGAGATGAGATTCTTGAAGAAAATCGTTTTTTTCTAAATATGCTTCATAAAGTTTCTCAAAGTTTGTATAAATATGTACGAATTTTAATTGGAGAACACGACAAGATTGAAACGGTTTTGAGGGAGCAGCAAAGTAATGAGAAACTGATTTCACTTTCGGAAGTGGAGCAAGGTTTTTATGTTTACAATATTGCAATGAGAAACTTGGATTATGTTGTTGAGAATTTGAAAGAAGATGAGCAATTTCAGCAATTTGAGGAATACATGACGAGAATTTTACAAGAAATAAATTTTACACTTGATTTGTCGTCTTCGTATTGTGAAATTTGTAAAACAACACGGGAAACATACTCTTCATACATTGGCAATAATATGAATATCACAATGAAAGTTTTAGCTGCAGCGACAATATTAATTACAGTTCCAAATATGATTTTTGGCTTTTATGGAATGAATGTGAAATTACCGCTTCAGGATACAGGATTTTGGGCATTAGTAATAATTTTTATAATAATGACAGTATTAATGATAGTTTTGTGGAAATATTTGAAAAAGAAAGTTTTGTAA
- the rsmH gene encoding 16S rRNA (cytosine(1402)-N(4))-methyltransferase RsmH yields the protein MEYHKPVLFDEVMDNIITDRDAVYVDCTLGGGGHTQGILENSSENSNVIAIDQDMQAIEFAKTRLEKFGNKLQIFQDNFKNIDTAVYLGGFEKVDRILMDIGVSSNQLDNAKRGFSYRFEARLDMRMDSNLKISAYEVVNEFSEKEIADIIYKYGEEPKSRRIAKKIVEYRKNKPIETTTELVDIVIKSIGKSMKRHPAKRTFQAIRIFVNKELEVLSETLDKAVKLLNKNGRLLVITFHSLEDRIVKEKFRKYEDPCTCPKDIPICVCNKKSLGKIITRKPIIAKTLELEENNRAHSAKLRIFERSE from the coding sequence ATGGAATATCATAAGCCTGTGCTGTTTGACGAAGTAATGGACAATATAATAACAGATAGGGATGCAGTTTATGTTGATTGTACGCTTGGCGGCGGTGGGCATACACAAGGTATTCTAGAAAATTCTTCTGAAAATTCAAATGTTATTGCAATTGATCAAGATATGCAGGCTATTGAATTTGCTAAAACAAGACTAGAAAAATTTGGAAATAAACTTCAGATATTTCAGGATAATTTTAAAAATATTGATACGGCTGTTTATCTTGGAGGGTTTGAAAAAGTAGATCGAATACTGATGGATATAGGAGTTTCCTCAAATCAGCTGGATAACGCTAAAAGAGGTTTTTCATACAGATTCGAGGCAAGATTGGATATGCGGATGGATAGCAATTTAAAAATAAGTGCTTATGAAGTTGTCAATGAATTTTCTGAAAAAGAGATTGCTGATATTATTTACAAATATGGTGAAGAGCCAAAATCTCGACGAATTGCAAAAAAAATTGTAGAATATAGGAAAAATAAGCCTATTGAAACTACGACAGAACTTGTAGATATTGTTATAAAGTCAATAGGGAAAAGTATGAAACGGCATCCTGCTAAAAGAACGTTTCAGGCAATTAGAATTTTTGTAAATAAAGAACTTGAAGTCTTGAGTGAAACGTTGGATAAGGCAGTTAAATTACTTAATAAAAATGGCAGACTTTTGGTAATTACTTTTCATTCTTTGGAAGATAGGATTGTAAAAGAAAAATTTCGTAAATATGAAGATCCTTGTACTTGTCCAAAGGATATACCAATTTGTGTATGTAATAAAAAAAGTTTAGGAAAGATAATTACAAGAAAGCCGATAATTGCTAAGACATTAGAATTAGAAGAAAATAACAGGGCACATTCGGCAAAATTGAGAATTTTTGAAAGGAGTGAATAA
- a CDS encoding DJ-1 family glyoxalase III, with protein sequence MKEKKVAVFLANGFEEIEAITPVDLLQRAGIDVDTVSITDDNLVESARKVRILVDKVIGEIEFSDYDMLVMPGGPGTENYFKSQLLLDNILKFSKDTENKRVAAICAAPTVLSNLGILEGKNAVCFPACEDDLLKGKALLKNERAVVDGNIITSRSAGTAMDFSLVIINELLGKEAAERIAKEIVL encoded by the coding sequence ATGAAAGAAAAAAAAGTTGCAGTATTTTTAGCAAATGGATTTGAAGAAATTGAGGCAATAACACCTGTTGATTTGCTTCAAAGAGCTGGAATTGATGTGGATACGGTTTCAATTACAGATGATAATCTTGTGGAAAGCGCAAGAAAAGTGAGAATACTAGTTGATAAAGTTATTGGAGAAATTGAGTTTTCAGACTATGATATGCTTGTAATGCCTGGTGGACCAGGAACGGAAAATTATTTTAAATCACAGCTTCTTTTGGATAATATTTTGAAATTTTCAAAAGATACTGAAAATAAAAGAGTTGCTGCTATTTGTGCTGCTCCAACAGTGTTATCGAACCTTGGAATTTTGGAAGGAAAAAATGCGGTGTGCTTCCCAGCTTGTGAAGATGATTTGTTAAAGGGGAAGGCATTATTGAAAAATGAAAGAGCTGTTGTGGATGGGAACATTATAACTAGTAGAAGTGCTGGGACTGCAATGGATTTTTCACTTGTGATTATTAACGAACTTTTAGGGAAAGAAGCGGCTGAAAGAATTGCAAAGGAAATTGTGCTTTAA